From the Halalkalicoccus sp. CGA53 genome, one window contains:
- a CDS encoding uracil-DNA glycosylase: MDPAQEEQRNPYGMDESCTNCPGLVEPRTQVVHGYGDASAEFLFVGERPSSGADESGIPFYGGDGDEAFQEVLRALGFAHQEPGEEPDLENVYLTNLTRCRDPERRPTDEEIYTCEPFLNAEIRMINPEILVPVGDRALVELAEEYTTTPASEIDLATDHATEIRGRGFELVPMIHPAEASEAETETFLEAFSVLLGRDYRQTKGRRGR; this comes from the coding sequence ATGGATCCCGCTCAGGAAGAGCAGCGAAACCCCTACGGAATGGACGAGTCCTGTACGAACTGTCCCGGTCTCGTCGAGCCTCGCACCCAGGTGGTCCACGGCTACGGCGACGCGAGCGCGGAGTTCCTCTTCGTCGGCGAGCGTCCCTCAAGCGGTGCGGACGAATCCGGTATCCCGTTCTATGGCGGGGACGGTGACGAGGCGTTCCAGGAGGTGCTGCGCGCGCTCGGGTTCGCCCACCAAGAGCCCGGCGAGGAACCCGACCTGGAGAACGTCTACCTCACGAACCTCACGCGCTGTCGCGATCCCGAGCGTCGACCCACCGACGAGGAGATCTACACCTGCGAGCCGTTTCTGAACGCCGAGATCCGGATGATCAACCCCGAGATCCTGGTGCCAGTCGGCGATCGGGCGCTCGTCGAACTCGCGGAGGAGTACACGACGACGCCGGCCAGCGAGATCGACCTCGCGACCGACCACGCCACCGAGATTCGTGGACGGGGCTTCGAACTCGTCCCGATGATCCATCCCGCGGAGGCGAGCGAGGCGGAGACCGAGACGTTCCTCGAGGCGTTCTCTGTCCTCCTGGGTCGGGACTACAGACAGACGAAGGGGAGACGGGGACGGTAG
- a CDS encoding HesB/IscA family protein, with protein sequence MSTESVLGTETRIEVTPIAAEQALGLLEDEGLDTGEAGLRLFVQQGGCAGLSYGMRFDVEPEDDDTVFEHHDLRVFVDPASMRYIGGSVLDFEGGLQGAGFHVENPNVVSECGCGESFRT encoded by the coding sequence ATGAGCACAGAGAGCGTCTTGGGAACCGAGACACGGATCGAGGTGACACCGATCGCGGCGGAACAGGCACTGGGCCTGCTGGAGGACGAGGGACTCGATACCGGTGAGGCCGGTCTCAGGCTGTTCGTCCAGCAGGGCGGCTGTGCGGGGCTCTCCTACGGGATGCGTTTCGACGTCGAACCGGAAGACGACGACACGGTCTTCGAACACCACGACCTCCGTGTGTTCGTCGACCCCGCGAGCATGCGCTACATCGGCGGGAGCGTCCTCGACTTCGAGGGCGGGCTCCAGGGCGCGGGCTTCCACGTCGAGAACCCGAACGTCGTCAGCGAGTGCGGCTGCGGCGAGTCGTTCCGGACCTGA
- a CDS encoding universal stress protein codes for MDHPLVATDSSDRSPELIREAGALAEAAGVPLLVLTVVTREEFEEDAAVLETIGDVEKAAYEPKPAEYARNVAESAAADLLSGFDVETGTVGRYVDDGDDRADAILQVAEELGCDYVFLTGRRRSPAGKAIFGDTAQDVLLSFDGYVVTLTD; via the coding sequence ATGGACCACCCACTCGTCGCCACCGATTCGAGCGACCGTTCGCCGGAGCTGATCCGCGAGGCCGGAGCGCTCGCGGAAGCCGCGGGCGTCCCGCTGTTGGTGCTCACGGTCGTCACCAGGGAGGAGTTCGAGGAGGACGCCGCGGTGCTGGAGACGATCGGGGACGTCGAGAAGGCGGCCTACGAGCCGAAGCCGGCCGAGTACGCGAGGAACGTCGCCGAAAGCGCGGCCGCGGACCTGCTCTCGGGGTTCGACGTCGAGACCGGGACGGTCGGCCGGTACGTCGACGACGGCGACGACCGGGCGGACGCGATACTGCAGGTCGCGGAGGAATTGGGTTGTGACTACGTCTTCCTCACCGGTCGCCGTCGCAGTCCCGCCGGAAAGGCGATCTTCGGCGACACCGCCCAGGACGTCCTCCTCTCCTTCGACGGGTACGTCGTCACGCTGACCGACTAG
- the hisD gene encoding histidinol dehydrogenase, whose translation MESRSIADLGPDERRAFFERDGGVEAVRGDVREITERVRDEGDVAVREFSREFDDVEVGSLDITVEAERAYEAIDDEVRAAIEAAIGNVREFHEAQLREDWREAFGRGRELGRRFRPLERIGAYVPGGTAAYPSSAIMTVVPATVAGVDHVAVATPPAERINPVTLAAISAAGADAVYSVGGAQAIAALAYGTETVTAVEKVVGPGNRWVTAAKAEIREDCEIDFLAGPSEVLVICDETADAGFVAADVLAQAEHDPGASVVVATDDESTAEAVCAAIEAQTTGREREGTIRKALAHEASGVLVGRSMSEVISFADAYAAEHLSIQADRDEEILDRIDSAGSVFLGPHTPVAAGDYASGTNHVLPTNGLARVTGGLSVDQFVRSTTVQRLSREGLDDLSDTVETLARAEGLEAHAESVSIRLREDSLVDTEADPKESLRE comes from the coding sequence ATGGAGAGCCGTTCTATCGCGGACCTCGGCCCCGACGAACGCCGCGCGTTCTTCGAGCGCGACGGGGGCGTCGAGGCGGTCCGCGGCGACGTCCGCGAGATCACAGAGCGCGTCCGGGACGAGGGCGACGTCGCGGTCCGCGAGTTCAGCCGCGAGTTCGACGACGTCGAGGTCGGCAGCCTCGATATCACGGTCGAGGCCGAACGCGCCTACGAGGCGATCGACGACGAGGTACGAGCGGCGATCGAGGCGGCGATCGGGAACGTCCGCGAGTTCCACGAGGCACAGCTCCGCGAGGACTGGCGCGAGGCGTTCGGTCGGGGCCGCGAACTCGGACGACGGTTCCGACCGCTCGAACGGATCGGCGCGTACGTCCCGGGTGGGACCGCAGCGTACCCCTCCAGTGCGATCATGACGGTCGTCCCCGCGACGGTCGCGGGCGTCGACCACGTCGCCGTAGCGACCCCGCCCGCCGAACGGATCAACCCCGTCACGCTCGCCGCGATCTCGGCCGCTGGTGCGGATGCGGTCTACAGCGTCGGCGGCGCCCAGGCGATCGCTGCGCTCGCCTACGGTACCGAGACCGTGACGGCCGTCGAGAAGGTGGTCGGGCCCGGGAACAGGTGGGTGACGGCCGCGAAAGCGGAGATTCGAGAGGACTGCGAGATCGACTTCCTCGCCGGCCCGAGCGAGGTCCTCGTGATCTGTGACGAGACGGCCGACGCCGGGTTCGTCGCGGCGGACGTCCTCGCCCAGGCCGAACACGACCCGGGGGCCTCGGTGGTAGTCGCGACGGACGACGAGTCGACGGCCGAGGCGGTCTGTGCGGCGATCGAGGCACAGACGACGGGTCGCGAGCGCGAGGGGACGATCCGGAAGGCGCTTGCTCACGAGGCGAGCGGCGTCCTCGTGGGGCGGTCGATGAGCGAGGTGATCTCGTTCGCCGACGCGTACGCCGCCGAACACCTCTCGATCCAGGCCGACAGGGACGAGGAGATCCTCGACCGGATCGACAGCGCAGGAAGCGTCTTCCTCGGGCCGCACACGCCGGTCGCCGCGGGCGACTACGCCAGCGGGACGAACCACGTCCTGCCGACGAACGGGCTCGCGCGGGTCACTGGGGGGCTCTCGGTCGACCAGTTCGTCCGTTCGACGACCGTCCAGCGCCTCTCGCGCGAGGGGCTCGACGACCTCTCCGATACGGTGGAGACGCTCGCTCGGGCGGAGGGACTGGAGGCCCACGCCGAGAGCGTCTCGATCAGGCTCCGGGAGGACAGCCTGGTGGACACCGAAGCGGACCCGAAGGAGAGCCTCCGCGAGTGA
- a CDS encoding sensor histidine kinase: MYVALAAGVLVGRVVWNAPVETTPVEFALLAGLGVALLYGGYRLTHVDVQPAFYPTIAAWCLGGFGGMLAILLLYDAQPSTSVSFSGAPILTGLGALAGYGVGINVARTRELRRTRRRLDETIERLQTSNERLEQFAYAASHDLQEPLRMVSSYLSLIERRHGDNLDREGLEFLELAVDGADRMLGMIDGLLVYSQVAASDDRSEPVDLDAVLEVVRSDLRRKIEAEDAEITAETLPTVDGKEEQLYHVFQNLLSNAIKYCGEEPPRVHVTAERDSTEWTLTIHDEGIGIDQEDADSIFEMFQRIHSREDSTGSGIGLAICEQIVERHGGEIWVDSEPGVGSSFSFTLPAASGGDRDA; the protein is encoded by the coding sequence GTGTACGTCGCTCTCGCGGCCGGAGTGCTCGTAGGACGGGTCGTCTGGAACGCGCCAGTCGAGACCACTCCGGTGGAGTTCGCGCTGCTGGCCGGTCTCGGTGTCGCCCTCCTCTACGGTGGCTACCGATTGACACACGTGGACGTCCAGCCCGCGTTCTACCCGACCATCGCGGCCTGGTGTCTCGGTGGGTTCGGGGGGATGCTCGCCATCCTCCTCCTCTACGACGCCCAGCCGAGTACCAGCGTCTCCTTTTCGGGCGCACCGATCCTCACGGGACTCGGAGCCCTCGCCGGCTACGGCGTGGGGATCAACGTCGCACGGACACGGGAGTTACGACGGACACGACGGCGGCTCGACGAGACGATAGAACGGCTCCAGACGTCGAACGAACGCCTCGAGCAGTTCGCCTACGCGGCCTCCCACGACCTCCAGGAGCCGCTACGGATGGTCTCGAGCTACCTGTCCCTCATCGAGCGACGGCACGGCGATAACCTCGATCGAGAGGGGCTGGAGTTCCTCGAGCTCGCGGTCGACGGTGCCGATCGGATGCTCGGGATGATAGACGGCCTGCTCGTCTACTCGCAGGTCGCCGCGAGCGACGATCGGTCCGAGCCGGTCGACCTGGACGCGGTGCTCGAGGTCGTACGGTCGGACCTCCGGAGGAAGATCGAAGCGGAGGACGCCGAGATCACGGCGGAGACGCTGCCCACCGTGGACGGGAAGGAAGAACAGCTCTACCACGTGTTCCAGAACCTGCTGTCCAACGCGATCAAGTACTGCGGTGAGGAGCCACCACGGGTTCACGTCACCGCCGAGCGCGATTCGACGGAGTGGACGCTCACCATACACGACGAAGGAATCGGTATCGACCAGGAGGACGCCGACTCGATCTTCGAGATGTTCCAACGGATCCACAGTCGTGAGGACAGCACCGGGTCGGGAATCGGTCTCGCGATCTGCGAACAGATCGTCGAACGCCACGGCGGCGAGATATGGGTCGACTCCGAACCCGGAGTCGGCTCGTCGTTCTCGTTCACCTTACCGGCCGCCTCCGGGGGTGATCGCGATGCGTGA
- a CDS encoding response regulator, whose product MRERREPDPAEILLVEDNPGDVRLTREAFKEGRIANTLHVVTDGVEALDFLFQRNEYTDAPRPDFVLLDLNLPRKNGDEVLEALREDPECKTIPVIVLTSSSAQRDVIRSYELAANAYLTKPVDPIEFIEVVRSTEQYWLSIVRLPTDRDLK is encoded by the coding sequence ATGCGTGAGCGGCGCGAGCCCGATCCGGCGGAGATCCTGCTCGTCGAGGACAACCCGGGCGACGTCAGGCTCACACGGGAGGCGTTCAAGGAGGGACGGATCGCGAACACGCTCCACGTCGTCACCGACGGCGTCGAAGCGCTCGACTTCCTCTTCCAGCGAAACGAGTACACAGACGCACCTCGACCGGACTTCGTGCTGTTGGACCTCAACCTCCCACGGAAGAACGGCGACGAGGTGCTCGAAGCGCTCCGCGAGGATCCGGAGTGCAAGACCATCCCCGTCATCGTGCTCACGAGTTCGAGCGCCCAGCGGGACGTCATCAGGTCGTACGAACTCGCCGCGAACGCCTACCTCACGAAACCGGTGGACCCGATCGAGTTCATCGAGGTCGTCAGATCGACCGAGCAGTACTGGCTGTCGATCGTCCGGTTACCGACCGACAGGGACCTCAAGTGA
- a CDS encoding YncE family protein, with product MSRHTTRRRFLHGGVAVGGIALAGCVGGEPGPDAVASAGEEADDEDDGDHEDDEREADDEGSDAEYEVWAFDQGTDTGYIYGPDGEDSFELLDEIDVAGLAETESGGNVPHMVDFSSDYEYAAVACTAGAATLVFRTEDRELVGACPTGPGTHFAGFTPDDEYIQVDVIGEGSIKRIDADLENEEFSIVDEIHVVEAGPVADRIDEFDLDDEGELRPICHDYSNGTSYHTLGPGIDNAGVVIVDYDSFEVVEAFAPGEVRANCGTMAHPSENKLYLTAGAPSNHEPTGGVGEWYVIDTEEHRPIDPETDEVVEGEYSHEDVSRDSGGYDAHGFWFTADESEFWILNRETDDGLVIDPGTDEVIEEVPDYGPAPDIMWGSPDGRYKFVTLRGPNPLSGDPHAATGETPGFSVIDVESRAISEVVQPDDGNPDSDFHGIGVRVIEG from the coding sequence ATGTCGAGACACACGACTCGACGCCGGTTCCTGCACGGTGGGGTAGCTGTCGGCGGCATCGCCCTCGCGGGCTGTGTCGGCGGCGAGCCCGGACCCGACGCCGTCGCGAGCGCCGGCGAGGAGGCCGACGACGAGGACGACGGTGACCACGAAGACGACGAGCGGGAGGCCGACGACGAGGGCTCGGACGCTGAGTACGAGGTCTGGGCGTTCGACCAGGGCACGGACACGGGCTACATCTACGGACCCGACGGCGAGGACTCGTTCGAACTCCTCGACGAGATCGACGTCGCCGGGCTGGCCGAAACCGAATCCGGCGGCAACGTCCCGCACATGGTCGACTTCTCCTCGGACTACGAGTACGCGGCGGTCGCCTGCACCGCGGGGGCCGCGACCCTCGTCTTCCGGACCGAGGACCGCGAACTCGTCGGCGCCTGCCCGACCGGACCGGGGACGCACTTCGCGGGCTTCACCCCCGACGACGAGTACATCCAGGTCGACGTCATCGGCGAGGGGTCGATCAAGCGGATCGACGCCGACCTCGAGAACGAGGAGTTCTCGATCGTCGACGAGATCCACGTCGTCGAGGCCGGCCCGGTCGCCGACCGCATCGACGAGTTCGACCTCGACGACGAGGGCGAACTCCGGCCGATCTGTCACGACTACTCGAACGGCACCTCCTATCACACCCTCGGCCCCGGCATCGACAACGCCGGCGTCGTGATCGTCGACTACGACTCCTTCGAGGTCGTCGAGGCGTTCGCGCCGGGCGAGGTCCGCGCGAACTGCGGGACGATGGCACACCCGAGCGAGAACAAGCTCTATCTCACCGCTGGCGCGCCGTCGAACCACGAGCCGACCGGCGGCGTCGGGGAGTGGTACGTCATCGACACCGAGGAACACCGCCCGATCGACCCCGAGACGGACGAGGTCGTCGAGGGCGAGTACTCCCACGAGGACGTCTCTCGCGACAGCGGGGGCTACGACGCCCACGGCTTCTGGTTCACCGCCGACGAGAGCGAGTTCTGGATACTGAACCGCGAGACCGACGACGGCCTCGTGATCGACCCCGGGACCGACGAGGTGATCGAGGAGGTCCCCGACTACGGCCCCGCGCCGGACATCATGTGGGGCTCGCCGGACGGGCGATACAAGTTCGTCACGCTCCGCGGGCCGAACCCGCTCTCGGGCGACCCGCACGCCGCGACCGGCGAGACGCCCGGTTTCTCCGTGATCGACGTGGAGTCAAGGGCGATCAGCGAGGTCGTCCAGCCGGACGATGGGAACCCCGACAGCGACTTCCACGGCATCGGCGTCCGCGTGATAGAGGGCTGA
- a CDS encoding DUF7405 family protein: protein MTERAGLTRRGYARALVAAGGSGALSACLDEFGEREIPGGVEQRADLPERQHAWNAVCEVDDDGNVRTPRHHVLLSLALDREGEPTAEDRRLLEEALETLERAYEWSTEGLLFTVGYVPGYFERFGEGPSGVDLPQPTALTDFEEPEFDAGDLLLHLTSDHEQAVLEAESALIEGHDEANGVEMERGLEEAFSVDLRRSGFVGEGLPAGKQGDDEVRGIPTSEPIPEEAPFFMGFRSGFRESQASEDRVTIEEGPFAGGTTEHLSSMTLQLDVWYEQDTHAQRVAKLFSAEHAREDTVGEYGESLSDSSGLTDERIAATAEDARTEGIVGHAQKAARAREDGEPLLLRRDFNTVDDGRPGLHFLALQREIEEFVRVRDAMTGADLAGGGVGQTLNNGILQYLFVNRRGNFLVPPRSRRALPTPEGEG, encoded by the coding sequence ATGACAGAGCGGGCGGGACTGACGCGACGCGGGTACGCGAGGGCGCTCGTCGCAGCCGGTGGAAGCGGCGCGCTCTCTGCGTGTCTCGACGAGTTCGGCGAGCGCGAGATCCCGGGCGGTGTCGAGCAACGAGCGGATCTCCCGGAACGCCAGCACGCCTGGAACGCGGTCTGCGAGGTCGACGACGACGGCAACGTCCGCACGCCGCGTCACCACGTCCTGCTCTCGCTCGCGCTCGACCGCGAGGGCGAGCCGACGGCAGAGGACCGAAGGCTCCTCGAAGAGGCGCTCGAGACGCTCGAACGCGCCTACGAGTGGAGCACCGAAGGACTGCTGTTCACCGTCGGCTACGTCCCCGGCTACTTCGAGCGTTTCGGCGAGGGACCCTCGGGTGTCGACCTCCCCCAGCCGACGGCGCTCACCGACTTCGAGGAGCCGGAGTTCGACGCGGGGGACCTCCTGCTCCACCTCACGAGCGACCACGAGCAGGCGGTCCTCGAGGCCGAGTCCGCGCTGATCGAGGGGCACGACGAGGCCAACGGCGTCGAGATGGAACGGGGGCTGGAGGAGGCGTTCTCGGTCGACCTCCGACGGTCGGGGTTCGTCGGCGAGGGCCTGCCGGCAGGGAAACAGGGGGACGACGAGGTGCGTGGGATCCCCACCTCCGAGCCGATCCCGGAGGAGGCGCCCTTCTTCATGGGGTTTCGCTCCGGCTTCAGGGAGAGCCAGGCGAGCGAGGACCGGGTGACGATCGAGGAGGGGCCGTTCGCGGGCGGGACGACCGAACACCTCTCGTCGATGACGCTCCAGCTCGACGTCTGGTACGAGCAGGACACCCACGCCCAGCGTGTCGCGAAGCTGTTCAGCGCGGAACACGCCCGCGAAGACACGGTCGGCGAGTACGGCGAGTCGCTCTCGGACTCGAGCGGTCTCACCGACGAGCGGATCGCGGCGACCGCGGAGGACGCGCGCACCGAGGGAATCGTCGGCCACGCACAGAAGGCCGCACGTGCCCGCGAGGACGGCGAGCCGCTGTTGCTCAGACGCGATTTCAACACCGTCGACGACGGTCGACCCGGGCTCCACTTCCTCGCGCTCCAGCGCGAGATCGAGGAGTTCGTTCGGGTCAGGGACGCGATGACCGGAGCCGACCTGGCAGGAGGAGGCGTCGGCCAGACGCTCAACAACGGCATCCTCCAGTACCTGTTCGTGAACCGCCGGGGGAACTTCCTCGTCCCGCCCAGATCGAGGAGAGCGCTGCCGACGCCCGAGGGGGAGGGGTGA
- a CDS encoding DUF7350 domain-containing protein, with amino-acid sequence MNRRQLLSRAGTLGAVAFAGCSDPTEEETPTPEEDDVIPEFPEIEEPPDRVYLPTHREGMEAYETLVGEEVAVTPMLTYPHPFWIVDGTNVERVEPTEDDEVHLMATVWDVESGLVLPMDAGLHVEIEREGDLIDERVPWPMLSQEMGFHFGDNVPLDGDGRYEVRVTTSRINIEKTRGFEERFEEGERFSFEFEFDDAFRQRVVDRIEWLDEDRWGEPGALSPMTDNDGHDRGDDHGSGNDDQGDRDDNDRSDVPYARAPRVEEVPGTHLLDPETGEPSTSGDGVIVVSLVGRPDAEAFFGLDVGDDLPTTDEDEGEPLGEEAYLIVSPRSPYNRVPLTEMALSVEHSREGDDLAEERLSQTIDSELGFHYGLALSDVAAGDDLSIEIDTPPQTARHQGYETAFVEMSPVDLVVPDEWGDGEEAEDGDDAEPDADEEGEEVGETEDDADETDDGDDEDEGSEE; translated from the coding sequence ATGAACCGTCGCCAGTTGCTCTCGCGCGCGGGCACCCTCGGCGCGGTCGCGTTCGCAGGCTGTTCGGATCCGACCGAGGAGGAGACGCCCACCCCCGAGGAGGACGACGTGATCCCCGAGTTCCCCGAGATCGAGGAGCCGCCCGATCGGGTCTACCTCCCGACGCACAGGGAGGGGATGGAGGCGTACGAGACGCTCGTAGGGGAGGAGGTGGCGGTGACGCCGATGCTGACCTACCCACACCCGTTCTGGATCGTCGACGGGACGAACGTCGAACGGGTCGAGCCTACGGAGGACGACGAGGTCCACCTCATGGCGACGGTGTGGGACGTTGAGTCGGGGCTCGTCCTCCCGATGGACGCTGGCCTGCACGTCGAGATCGAGCGAGAGGGTGACCTGATCGACGAGCGGGTCCCCTGGCCGATGCTCTCCCAGGAGATGGGCTTTCACTTCGGCGACAACGTCCCGCTCGATGGCGACGGTCGCTACGAGGTGCGGGTGACGACGAGCCGGATCAACATCGAGAAGACGCGCGGCTTCGAGGAGCGATTCGAGGAGGGCGAACGCTTCAGCTTCGAGTTCGAGTTCGACGACGCGTTCAGACAGCGGGTCGTCGACCGGATCGAGTGGCTCGACGAGGACCGGTGGGGAGAACCGGGCGCGCTCTCGCCGATGACCGATAACGACGGCCACGATCGGGGAGACGACCACGGTTCCGGGAACGACGATCAGGGGGATCGGGACGATAACGACCGGAGCGACGTCCCCTACGCGCGAGCCCCCAGGGTCGAGGAGGTCCCCGGGACGCACCTGCTCGACCCGGAGACTGGGGAGCCGTCGACGAGCGGCGACGGGGTGATCGTGGTCTCGCTCGTCGGGAGGCCCGACGCGGAGGCGTTCTTCGGACTCGACGTCGGCGACGACCTCCCCACGACGGACGAAGACGAGGGGGAACCGCTCGGAGAGGAGGCGTACCTGATCGTCTCCCCACGCTCGCCGTACAACCGGGTGCCGCTCACCGAGATGGCGCTCTCGGTCGAACACTCGCGTGAGGGCGACGACCTCGCGGAGGAGAGGCTCTCGCAGACGATCGACTCCGAACTGGGCTTTCACTACGGCCTCGCGCTCTCGGACGTCGCCGCGGGGGACGACCTCTCGATCGAGATCGACACGCCGCCACAGACCGCGCGGCACCAGGGCTACGAGACGGCGTTCGTCGAGATGTCTCCAGTCGATCTGGTCGTTCCCGACGAGTGGGGCGACGGTGAGGAGGCCGAGGACGGCGACGACGCGGAACCGGACGCGGACGAGGAGGGAGAGGAGGTTGGCGAGACGGAGGACGACGCCGACGAGACTGACGACGGAGACGACGAGGACGAGGGGAGCGAGGAGTGA
- a CDS encoding cohesin domain-containing protein: protein MKNRRGLLALAGGAIVGSAGVASAGDNLTVLQFAESEIEAESGEVLALDVLARSHGGYGDSAVASIEFEIHTDPAAIAITEVKAGPWMEGGDAEVVTETAFDDGVVSVSQTREPVGDGIAGAGRVATVTVVVSEGLGPAEALLEFDGSEVMLTDRYPQPVVERPARIVVDGGGKEFAHVDSEPGVTTPDDEGEGTTEGADARTGSDGDDGSKDDAEGVDDGDAGSDDGAEGANDDDDGGEGEAGTSDDQTGFGTLAAGGALGLVLWRFVLREDDRS from the coding sequence GTGAAGAACCGACGGGGGCTGCTGGCGCTCGCGGGCGGAGCGATCGTCGGCTCGGCGGGCGTCGCGAGCGCGGGTGACAACCTCACCGTCCTCCAGTTCGCCGAGAGCGAGATCGAAGCCGAGAGCGGCGAGGTCCTCGCGCTCGACGTGCTCGCGCGGAGCCACGGCGGCTACGGCGACTCGGCCGTCGCCTCGATCGAGTTCGAGATCCACACCGACCCGGCGGCGATAGCGATCACCGAGGTCAAGGCGGGACCCTGGATGGAGGGCGGGGACGCCGAGGTGGTGACCGAGACGGCGTTCGACGACGGTGTCGTCTCCGTCTCGCAGACGCGGGAGCCGGTCGGCGACGGTATCGCCGGGGCCGGCAGGGTCGCGACGGTCACCGTCGTGGTGAGCGAGGGCCTCGGCCCGGCCGAGGCCCTCCTCGAGTTCGACGGGAGCGAGGTGATGCTCACCGACCGGTACCCGCAGCCGGTCGTCGAGCGCCCGGCGCGGATCGTCGTCGACGGCGGCGGGAAGGAGTTCGCGCACGTCGACTCGGAACCGGGCGTGACGACGCCGGACGACGAGGGAGAGGGGACGACGGAGGGGGCCGACGCGAGGACAGGGAGCGACGGTGATGACGGGTCAAAGGACGACGCGGAGGGAGTCGACGACGGTGACGCCGGATCGGATGATGGCGCGGAAGGAGCGAACGACGATGACGACGGCGGAGAGGGCGAGGCGGGTACGTCGGACGATCAGACGGGGTTCGGCACCCTCGCCGCTGGCGGGGCGCTCGGGCTGGTGCTCTGGCGGTTCGTGCTCCGTGAGGACGATCGGAGCTGA